GCATGGGTGAAATAAACAGGAGGGAGATAGATTCACTGCTAAAAGCCAGCGAGGAGCTGAGGTGCAGCGACTTGATTGTGATAACTTGGGATCTGGAGGACCGGATCACGGTGGATGGGAAAGTCGTGAAACTCGTCCCCCTCTGGAAATGGCTCTTGATGTAGAAGAGGATAATCTCATTATGTACTCAAGAAGTTCAAGCGTTCTCTCAAGCCTCTCATCGAATGAAGGTAGAAGTTAATACTTGCCATTGAGGAATGTGGAGAGGATAGCTAAAGCTGCTGAGGAGTTGATGCTTGCTGAGATATACGTCTTCGGGAGCGTCGTGAAAGGGGAAGCGACAGGGGGCAGCGATGTAGATATCCTCATAAAATCTAATGATCTTCCCAAGAGCAATCTTGAGAGGGCAGGGATAAAGATTAGGATAGAGGAGATGGCGGGCCTCCCCGCGTACCATCCATTCGAGATTCATCTGTCGGATGATGAGGAGATGGAATGGTACTCTAGGATAAAGGAGCTCAAACGCATCCATTAGGCTTTTTTCCTGAGAGAACTTCCACCTAATGCTCATATTTCCGATAATCCCTCAGGTGCAGAGCTGGGATCTCCCCCTTAGCTTTCTCGTATAGCTCATCGTCTGCCGTCAGGAGGGTTGCCCCTATCTTCTTTGAGGCCATTACGTATATGCTGTCATAGTATGTTGCATTTTTCTCAATGCTCCACTCTAGAACCCCCTCATATTCTCTTTCATCAAGCTCTATTGAGCATATCCTGAGATCGAGGAAATATGAAAACTTCTGAACCGCCTCTCCTCGACTTATAAATCCCTGCCTGACAGCCTTCCACAGCGTGTTCCCAACCTCATATATCGCTAATCTCGGTGCTCTTAGATCGAATTTTCCCTCGAGAAAGCCCTCGAGGATTGATATCGCTTCCTCCGCTAGATCCTCAACTAGGAGGAATCTTGAAGAAACTGAGGCATCC
The sequence above is drawn from the Candidatus Korarchaeum cryptofilum OPF8 genome and encodes:
- a CDS encoding nucleotidyltransferase domain-containing protein, coding for MPLRNVERIAKAAEELMLAEIYVFGSVVKGEATGGSDVDILIKSNDLPKSNLERAGIKIRIEEMAGLPAYHPFEIHLSDDEEMEWYSRIKELKRIH
- a CDS encoding type II toxin-antitoxin system VapC family toxin; amino-acid sequence: MTVYVVDASVSSRFLLVEDLAEEAISILEGFLEGKFDLRAPRLAIYEVGNTLWKAVRQGFISRGEAVQKFSYFLDLRICSIELDEREYEGVLEWSIEKNATYYDSIYVMASKKIGATLLTADDELYEKAKGEIPALHLRDYRKYEH